The Mytilus galloprovincialis chromosome 11, xbMytGall1.hap1.1, whole genome shotgun sequence genome contains the following window.
ATTAGTAAGCATCTTGCTTTGCCACATACCGTTGTTGACTAATTTGAATTGCATGTATCACTGAActtttttaaaaaagtatatttttatatttatttgcatTGACAACAAATATTTTGCctaaaagtttatttataaaattatcagaCTATTGTAACAAACTGAGAAACAACCAAGCACAAGCAACACACTACAATTTTGCAACTAAAAGCTATCAATGAACTAACCAATAGCGGTAATTGTAATACAAACCGGGGTTCTTCAGAAAACAGCTGATCCGATTGCGCCGATGCAGCAGATAATAGCGGGAGAAGATGATAATCCAAATAACCTCATTCATCTGCTTTAAATTGTATTCAATAAACATGCACAAATATTCCAAGTTTCAATTTggattaatgtaaataaaacttgtTCCTGTATTTAAGTCAAAAGAAAGAAGTAAAGAATTGCTTGTATGGATCAAAAATGTTGTCAACCATTCCTGCCACAGTGCAGAAATTGCTACTACCAGTGAAGAGTTCCTCGTAGTCTTTCATTGGTTCATTTAAGGTACAACTTATTGTCCACTAGTTTGACAAAGTGAACATTGGTAAGAGCAAGTTTGAAGTAAGTGATAATATTAGTTAATCAAGTTGATAAAACACATTGTttgtaatatgacagttgtctcattagtaatcataccacattttttttttttatatcagatttAAATGAAGTATTCCATTGTTACATGCATGCTCTGTTTATAAATCATAGGTTAGAAACCGATAGAACGAAAACTTTGATATTgactttgctaattgttgaaggctggtCACTGACATATAGTTTTtaagttaatttctgtatcattgtGGTCtccggtggagagttgtctcattggcaatcataccacatttttttttatatttgatgacTATTGTTTAAGTGTAATACATACTTGTCACATAGCCAAATTTACCAcaacttttcattttaaattcatcttttgatgactatatatatatatatattaggatGTTTGGTATGGTGTACTTCACCATGTTGTCAACGAACACCAGTGGTATGTGCCATTTGCCAACTCTACATTTACTAACGGTTGCCAGCATGGACCATTGGAAGTTGAAACACAGACAAAGACTTATTTAAAAAAGGGTCCCCACCACACAATGAGGTGAGAAAAATTGTTATGAACAAGCGTCATGTTGACAACATACCATACTACCTAAACTATCGGTACGCAAACTATCGTATATATCATGCCTTTCTCAACAACCAAGTCACCGTCACCTAAATTTCGTAATCCTTTGATGTACGTCAAGTGTTATAATTATAATGAAAAGCTGATATAAATGTATGGAAGAATTCATTTAATAGTTCTCTATAggactttttttgttttacagaGTATTAAAAATCTTATTTGTAAATGTGCGTTTAAGTTGTCGTGGCTTTGATGCCGTCAATATTAATATACGTAGCTAATTAAATTATACATTTCAATCAAATTgctttacaaaattatttattattttgtagatATAATGAACggaaacattttcatttttgtatcgTTTAGAGCTGGTATTTTACTCCCTTTCAGCTGCGGTATCGTTTGCTTTTGTGCACATAAAAAATGTAGAAGAGCAAACATGAACCGAAATGCTGACAAGTTGACCGTGGTGCAAAATTAGCCTAGATGTGTTCATAAATAGGGGAAGGGATGAACAAAATGCGGCAGTCGAGGACCTAGAAATGGCAGGTATCTTGATATCGGCAAAGAAATCTGATTGCTGTTGATGATTCAAGTGATGCGGTGTAAGATAAGATTCCGCAGGATCAATAAAGCAAggataatacaaaatatttatcaattccTGCAAATAAATCACGAATCAAGACTTCATTCAAGTCTAACAAGTGTTCATATTGAATAAAACAGTGGATGAACCAATCTGAAACTAAAACATTTCTCTAACAAAGAAGAAACGGTATCATTTGAGCACCAGTGTTAAGGTGTTGAAATGCATATACCATACCGTTCCTTAAATTCTCTTCAGatagaattatttaaaaacttgagttcatattttcaacaaaaaaatgaaattgtccAGAACTTTTTTTTATCGTAATATGCAAACAAATCACAACATAAATTTCTCCTTTTTTAATGTAAGACAATGTGACCTAGTTTGAACATGTTGACCTATTTTGATTGTGATTTGTTCAAACAGTGTTGTCAATATAGTGGCATTTTAAAcgtctgtcatacaagtgagaggtttatttGGCTAAATTAATTTAATCATGTAAGCGAAAAATAATTTTAACGTTAGTGGTACGGAATGTTAAGCCTTGAATGACTAAAGCAACTTGAGCAAACTTATTCATCAAAgaccaaaataaatgaaaaggtaGATTTAGGAAATAGTATTTAATTGAATCAAACACTGGACAGTTTCCaggtaaatagaaaaaataaacattttttagttGTTTAATTCAAAATTCTCACTTTGGCTTTTCAACTATCTACAGTATCGATATAGTCTTGTCGTAGCGTAGGCCTAGTTCGATCATCAACCGTAGTTACAGTGGTGAAACCAAAGTGTGATCGAACTAGCTCTGGTTCGACTAAAGTGACGTCAGCGCCCGACTAGGGTTCAACCATTTGAAAGCGTGGGTTTCTCTGGATCCAACATGGCGACATGAGGTGAATTTGTCCAAttgtcaatattgaaaaatgggaaaatgttTTTATACAGTAGACAATTAGTATTACAAAGAAGTAGAACTGATACCAGAAAACACATAGCGAACTAAGATATGTTTGTATGGAAAATAAATGCGTTTGCGTTCGgaaaataagcatgataagtgttTAAAACTTCGCATATTCCGAGTGACATTGATTTTCGAGAACGATCTCTCTTAAATCATGTTAGGTAGTTCTAAAatatatgggggggggggggggggggggtaggaggggtcctgatcccgaaatcccgggcttaaaaacacgaaatcccgaggtcccgaatttaaatagttaaatcccggatcccgaattttgaaaaaatgaattcccggatcccgaagaagtaaatcccgaaatcccgagcttaaaaacactcgatcccggagtcccgataaaggtcctatcccccctcatatatGCCTTTGCAATATCTTTGCCCTCAGTCAAGTCCATGAAGTCTGACTCGACATTACATGATTAGTCAAAATGATTATGAcgttttgaaacattttttgctTTAAGTTCATTGGTGGATCCAGGGAGGGGGTTCGGGGggttggacaatcaatgcatttgaatgggagcatatagttggaacccccctctccctttactctgggttgggaaccccccatttttaaaatggctggatacgCCCCTGGAGTCTGACGCCTATTAACACCATTACAACTGAGCCTTtgaagacgtcataattatttggactaactcGGCATATGCATTTTACCTATTTCTATCGCTTATTATAGTAGACTTATTATTCTTTATTAGCTCTTGACTCATAGGGCGCATACCTGCAGCCAGGGGGGTTTGGGGGAACCCCCCAACCCcccattgaaaacaaataagcacgtTTAAAGGCAATGTtttgttcgaattgtgactgttaaagtcaagtTTGTGAGTCCAGCCACTCTAACTCAAGACTCATTAAATCCGATGAAAAGTGAATTTCTCTTGTTATTATCAAAATTCTGCaacatcaatatattttttttcagatggaATCAAAACTAAGCCAAATGCAAAAGTGGACTTGCTTCATTTGCCAAAAACCTCCACTGAGTATTGAAAGTCTGGAACGTCAAGAGAAGTCGGGTGTCATCATATATATTGATTGGGATTACAGGTATGAATCTGTCTATctgcatgtaaaacaaaaaatatatgtatacaattaATAGTTGTTACTGAGCTAATAGTCATTACGGTTGCATATCACATTCTACAGTCATGATAAGAGAACAAACATTAAATATTCTAGGGGGAGCCAGGATTTTGTTTCAGATGagttatttatacatgtacttttttttaagctggttgtatttatttttcatggcTTTGCCGcacaattattttcaaacaacTGAATCCTGTATTTTCCAATAGTATATGGGGGACAGAGTTTTCATTTTCATCCTGCTATTTTCAGTTATTGGCAGGCTCAGTACCAGTTCAAAATGttggtattttttaaaattaaaatatatatatatttacatataaataaatatattttcccatttcaataatgacaattagaCAAACTCACCTCATGTCGCCATGTTGTACTTTCAAACAAAATGCACAAAGGTACACTTTTGATCATGATGATTCTTTATCACAATTTATGCACAATTCTGATTACTAGTAGTCACTACATACATTTGTGTAACACAGCTCAAGTTCGAAATTGGGGTGTTGTAACTGTTATTGTTCTGCCCCCGTTTAAGATGTTCGTACATGTATGCAGGGTCATCTGTGTCACATaaacacattctccatttattcttATTTCCTGTTTTCATCTTATTTTACAAATGGAGAACATGACTTTCCTGTGCAACAGCAAACTAAGGTACTTGTACTTTATTTAGACACAATCTTGTTGGTAATGTCTTAAAAATGTAGTGACGTAAACTTCAACTTGTTGAAGGCGGTTATTATATAGTAGaaatgtcaaaatacaaatttcacTATAAGAATATCAGCATCTGAAAGGCAATTTATAAGGAACACGGcaacattaaaaaaacacaacaatgaAAGGAAAACAATGATCCAAATTTAGATTTGAAGCTAATGTAAATCATAGAGATACAAATTCTTAACAGAAACTACATAGAATAGATACAAATTATTATTGAACAGtgtttttatttctgttcttcatcttgaaagtcACTGTAGAAtcttaaacaatgaacgaatcaTTCATATACCAGTATGTATCAAATTTGAGATGTAACACTCTCTTCATACAAAAAGAAAAGTTTTGATAAGACTTAAAAGGCAATATACCGAAACTCAAAGTTGCAGTGTAAATATACTGCACACCAAGTTAAAACATGGACGGTCATAATTTCCAAGACACTGTGATTAGGATAGTCACACACTAAATgtgttcaaacaaaaaattataaaaaagcaatatcctttcatatatatatatacaactcgtctaaacatcaacccaacaatgttagatctgtaaatttgctttcgcaaatttttggttcttccctcgccgggattcgaacccatgctactgtgatatcgtgacaccaaatcgcctgcactgcagccgtcccgctagaccacacgaccaactgggctctcaaaaaaagagctttcgctggtacaactaatatatatatatgagtctgaaaatTACaacaaacagtgttagagttagattttctgcTGACAAATTTTGTCCGTATATataaataagtctgaaaattacaccaaacagtgtatgtatatatataaatgttaagaTCTACAAGGCACTTAATTGAAGTACTCTGGTCATACCATTTGCTATGTTCTGGTTGTgaattgattttgatttattcattacaaaatgataacttttaTCAATATGTTGTAGAATGAAGACAAATATAATGAAGTCAAAGACAAAGGAAGGGACAGACTACAAATTGCAATGTACTGATGACATTGCCAAAATTTTGCTGTCTAAAGACACAGGTATATAAGTTagaatttaaaatcttcaatgttgaTTTAGATATTTAACTATccagtggaataaaaaaaaatatgaaagttgtGTTAAAACTCCTTATCCAATGAATTTTCATTAATAGTTTTGTGCTATATTCACTTAATCCACAAAAAGAACTGTTCATTTTCAATCACGATTTGTTACATGTTTTTCGAGGAAGTTTCTGTGACCTACATTTTACCCTTTATTGACCTaggtttatcatatattttgctGATTTGTGATAAAATACTACAAGATTTCCATTGGTTTCTATGTGCCCCAAATTATCTATGTTATTGTGATcattgatatcttttttttttcagaccCGGCTGTTAAAGAAATTATAGTCAATGGCCTTATGCCATTAGCACAGGTAGATATGCACTCTAATACTTCGCCAGATGATATGGCATCTGCATCATCATATCACGCAGATACACCATCTACATCATCATGTAACCCAGAAACACCATCTACATCATCATGTAATGCAGACACACCATCTACATCATCATTTAATGCAGACACACCATCTACATGTACTAGTAGCACCAGTAATATTCATCTTTGGACAGACAAACAAGAAGATATGTTAGTGCATTTAAGACATGAAAGACATGATGCATTTGGTAAAACCCGAAATCACAATACATTATGGAAAGACATTGCAAACGAAATTAATAGCACTTTCAAATGTAACATTATTGCAACTCAGGTGATGAACAAGTACTTCAATCTGAAAAAGAGATGGAAGGAAGTACTTGATAGTGCAGGTGCAAGAGGGTCAGGATCAGAGGCTAAATATTATAGGCTAAAAGAATATTTTGATCATCAATATGGCACAAAGGCCAGTAGCAGACCTGCCTATCTGCTTGATACAATTgcagataaagataaaaaataaaaacgcaAAAGAAACGAACGAAACTGAAAATCCAGCATCAAAAGTTACCAAGGGACAGGGAGAAGATGGaaaagggaaaaaaagaaaaagtagaaaagggaaaaaaagaaaaagtacagATGTTGTTTGTCTTCTTGAAAAGCAAAACACTGATTTCATGAATAAAATGGAAGAATTCCATAAAGACAAAATGAACAGATTTGATAAACTGCTCGATCTTTACAAAAAAGATCTAGATCGTAAATAATTGATTGAAAGGAATGGGAAATATTTTTACCTGTTAcagaatttattaattttaatttctttgtgTAGAATGAAGGAGAACCTGTCATGCCAGTCGtattattatgttattatttGATAAACCTCAGGGAGAAACTCTGTTAATATAGTAAAATAAATGTACGTTGTATTTAATTGTTAAGgaatatatttacatttgaattatAATTTCTTTCTAGTCATATTTTCTAGTTAAATAAAGACTTATAAGGAGACTCATGGGTTTTACATGtttaaatctttcaaaattattggcactttattatttttcttattgtataaaaaaaattgatagaaaCATAATTTGGCAAATTCAATTAAaatcttatatatattatatcgaATGTTTCAATTGTCTTTGAACATGGTTGTTTTtgattgaatgttttatttttttatgttgcaaTAAAATCTGTTGAAAGGATGTTTGAAACTAGTATAACCTGCCATATTCATGTGTGTCTGTCCTTAGCAAAGAatctttgttgttgttttacCTGACCGAGTTAGGGTAAGCTTTTGCAATCATTTTGCGTCTGTTGTCGGTCTTTAAACCTTTTGTGCATAACCTACAGTAGGAAATtggcattttgttttctgataTGTGTGTCCGTCTGTCACAGGTCAGGTCACattttttggtcaagttagtttataaagaaataaaagtcacatcaacttgaaacttagtacatatgttgatttaaatgggattttttttaattctatgccAAATAACGGTCTAGATCCCAATTTTATAGTTCACTTAACTTCGAAATGCGAGTTCAAAAAACTTGATTTCAAGTTACAGGTTTTGGTCAGGTAGCTATAGGTtattgtgaaatagaagtcacatcaacttgaaacttggtacataTGTTTCTTGTGTTGAGGTCTTTCTTCATTGTATGCTGATATATTGGATTGGCAACGGTTTTACTGTTCACTAAAATTACATGTGAAAGGTAGttaataaaaaagtacattttcagtTGTAGTTTTTGGTCAGATTAGTTTATAATGATGTTCATATCACATATATCATGATGTGATCTTTCAGAATTGTAGGCTCAATTTAGGTTTGTACAACGTtttgaacatagaaattaaaattgcGATTTGCCGATTTGTCTCGCCTGAAACATAAGGATAATGATCTGGTGTGCCCATTCTTGTTACTAAAGAATGGTAAGTTTTTTTTCAGAAGGTAGACGACCTGGttgtatactttgtatatatactagtatatagatgcgttatgttacaatgtttctTTCTGTCATACATGGCATGTTCATTTGCatcgaccttgacctcattttccttgtatggtctatttctcagatactacTATAAGCAGTCcatttatatttggtgtattgaatggtTGAAAGTTATAAATGTCCGTCTTTCAGTAATCATGAcctaattttcataatttattggTCAATTTAATCTTTTGTGTGGTTACTTGTAACGcgtacatgtctgtctgtctaATAATGCCAAGACGTATGTTTACTTGACCTTATTCTATGGTTCATTTGTCAAACTTCAGTTAACAAGATTATACTATAGAACATAAATATTAAGAAACTTTCCCTGAACCTAATAGAAATTAAAGTAATTGATACAGAAATTAGTATTTTATTTAAACAGCAACAGATTTATTTGCATGTATCAGAATTACACAATATACAAACATCCAATGTAATGTTAATTGTAAGATCTATGGTATATTAACAAGCTGTAAACGCCTTAGAACACCGGCATGTCCATTTTGGTAAACATTTGGAAAGTTATTGGGATTTTCTTCCTCATATTCAATGTATCCTTCCACATCATCCTCATTAATAATACACAAGTTATGTAAGACACAACAAGCAATAATAAGATTGCAAACTTCTTTATGATCATGAAGAGGCACATCTCTGAGTCTGCGAAATCGCCCTTTAAGATGACCAAAGGCTCTTTCAACTGTTTGTCTCACACCTGATAaccttttgttaaattttatttgttgCCTTGTCAGATTTCCAAAGTTCTTAAATGGCGTAACTAACCAATTACGAAGAGGATATGCATTGTCCCCGAAGATATgataattttgtgaaaatagcTCGGCAGCTTCAGCTTTGATGTATACACTTGAGTTTCTTAAAACGCGTGCATCATGCACACAGCCTGTCCATCCGGTGTAGGCATTAATGATTTTCATATTGTTGTCCACCACTGCCTGCAAAACATCAATGAAATAATCATGTAAATTAGAATAAAGAATTGAAAactgttaaagagacaacaactttaCCAAAGAAAAGAAATGTGTAAGTTGTTAATTGCATAAAAACTTTGGGACCAACCAATGAGCCTGACGGAAGACATGACAAAAGTCTTAATGGAAGTTGTAATCGGTTGGATGAAAATCAGAAACCCCATAAACAAACATCTTTGTACATGATTAAACTTTACTTCAATTAAAATTTGTATAGCTACTAATGAAAGATCTGTGATATGTTTTACCTGCAACTGAATAGATGGATACCCTTTTCTATTATAGTAGTCTCTTTCACCACCAATAGCAGCTGACAGTCGAATATGTGTACCGTCTATGAAACCTGTCACCCCAGGCAAAGAGCATACTGCTTCTACCTCAGTTGCGATTTCTGTTTGTTGTCTAGGTGATGGCCAAcgaataatctaaaaaaaaaccacatgttACATTATTAGCATttgaatatattgtttaaattgtaGATACCAATTCAGAAATATGCTATGGTTACTAATAACTAACCTTTTCCCCCATAAATCGGCTAAAAATTGTAAACAAGATGTCAAGAATTAAGAATAAGATCAATTAAAATTTTCTAGCGCAATATAGTACACCAAAAATAATATGGTCCAGAGCTAGTTTTCCTAGGTCACTGACATTTTCTTACCCTATCACGCAGATTAACCAGAATATTACACACTTTCTTAATGAGCTGATGCACTGTCGACTTCGACAGATTAAAGAAATGTGCAGTTTCCCTCATAGGCTGGTTTGTCGCTAAATAGCTGACACATACTAGAAGCTGTTTCTCTGGGGTGACAGTGTCATGTGGCCCCCTTCCTCCTCGAATTAATAAGTCTTGAACGCTTTCCAATATGATATGAAAAACATCTCTGCTGATGcggtaatgcattttaaaatcaTCTATGTGCTGAGGGACCGCCATTTGTCCGACTACTGCCATGTAATCCGTCACTTTTGGCATGAAACTTCTTCTGGTCGTCATATTAATCACACTTAATGTATTTATTGATCTCTTGGCAAGCAAGCGATGAATATCTTCGTCTTCGTCATCAAACATTTCCAATATACACATTTTTCGTAAAAACGCCGCCATATTAACTTACTAAACTGGTACCAAAGTTAGTTCGATTATTCAATTAACCAGAAATGCGCACTAATACCAACAAAACTAAAGTATGGTTGGTGATCGAACTAGGCCGTAAATAATGGTCAAGGTTTGGTAATACTATTGCAACGTATCGACACGACAGTATGTTCTTACTAGTACTAAGATGACAGattgaatgaaaaataattttgtcgttgtgAGTACGACGGATAGCATATCAGCTCTGAGTCATTGAAATTTTAAGTACACATGTATTTAAGTATTTGGTTGCTTTTGCCACCACGCAATGAAAAGCAATTGTTTCGTGaacatttataaacattttggGAACTAGTATTTTTGTTTCAGCGTGATTTTTAATAGTtcatattgatattgaataatgATTCGAAATACAGTTTTGCATAAAGTGGCGACTCtaatatccatcaaacaaaacGTATAGATTCTGACAATGAAAGTGATTAAAGATGATATATGTTCAATAAAGAACAGCACTAGGTCAAATAACCATATTAATTCAAATTGCAGAAGAGCTAGTACACACATAAAACTTGTTTGTTTCATTGTCTCTGGTTGTCAAACGTCACTGTGTGTTTGTAGATCGCACACATATGAACGACACTCCACTAATAGCAGGAAATTTAAAAACCAATCAGgaagtaattttaattttgtcgttGCTAGTACATTGTACTCAAGCAGATTAATTTTATAAGTAAACAGTTTTGTTGCTGATAGACTGCAATAAATGTGTGGGTATACTGATTTCAGACATGCAGCACTCTCGTGCTCATGCTATGAAATGGCGCTAAACGTGCACCTGCAAACAGGTAAAATATCCGttggtttttgatttattttagcGTACTACCAATTACAAAATTACCTTATTGTTATCTGATTGACCTTGACACCGACACATCCTGCTCTCTCTGGATAACCCCAACCCGATCAAAATCGTTGCAATTCGAACATCTATTAAAATACGACTTCATAAGGCTGGATCCAATATTCTTCTTGGAAAGTGTCGGATACAATGAAAGTGTCAAAATCACGCAGGTGaatattattaaataattgtGTCGTTGGTAGTACGCAAATGTTAATTGTAACCGACAAAAAATATTCAGTTTTTATaggttttttgagttataagccaaaaactccattttacccgtatgttctaattttagccatggcggccatcttggttggttgggcggggcaccggacacattttttaaactagataccccaatgatgattatggccaagtttggttaaatttggcccagtagtttcagaggagaagatttttctaaaagattactaagatttacgaaaaatggttaaaaattgactataaagggcaattactcctaaagtggtcaattgaccattttggtcatgtcgacttatttgtagatcttactttgctgaacattattgctgtttacagtttatctctatctataataatattcaagataataaccaaaaacagcaaaatttccttaaaattaccatttcaggggcagcaaaccaacaaccgattatccgattcatctgaaaatccagggcagatagatcatgacctgataaacaattttacttcctgtcagattcgctctaaatgctttggtttttgagttataagccaaaaactgcattttacccctatgttctatttatagccatggcggccatcttgattggttggtcgggtcaccggacacattttttaaacaagataccccaatgatgattatggccaagtttggataagtttggcccattagtttcagaggagaagatttttctaaaagattactaagatttacgaaaaatggttaaaaattgactataaaaggcaataactcctaaagtggtcaactgaccattttggtcatgttgacttatttgtagatcttactttgctgaacattattgctgtttacagtttatctctatctataataatattcaagataataaccaaaaaccgcaaaatttcctttaaattaccatttcaggggcagcaacccaacaacgaaatatccgattcatctgaaactttcagggcagatagatcttgacctgatgaacaatattaccccatgccAGATTTGCCCTTAATGCagtggtttttgagttataagccaaaaactgcattttacccctatgttctatttttagccatggcagccatcttggttggttgggcggggcaccggacacatttttaaactagataccccaatggtgattgtggccaagtttggttcaatttggcccagtagtttcagaggagaagatttttgtaaaagttaacgcaggacgacgacgacgacggacgccaagtgatgagaaaagctcacttggcctttctgccaggtgagctaaaaaacggaAAGGATATTGTCTTTGTGAAAATGGTACGCACAAAATATAggaaagttttggtcccaacaatttaggaattagggacaaacaaggggcccaaataagcatttgtcTTTTTtagcaccataacttaagtataagtgaatagaaatctatgaaatttaaacaaaagctTGATGACCttgaaaggaaggttgggatagatttttgGGAGTtctggtcccaacagtttaggaagtAGGAGCCCACattgaataatttgggttctttgatatgccgaatctaactgtgtatgtagatacTTAGTCTTTGGTCTCGTTTTCAATTTGGTCTACATAAAaaatccaaagggtccaaaattattacCACAACTactttatgattttttaatcacAACTACGTGAAATGGACAGATTTTACCGATTTGACAGaaatgtttataaatgtatatacaatagAATATAAGAAGGAGATCAAAAAAGCAATAACGTACTCTTTAAAAATAACTTTGTTTTTCACTATTTAAACAATTGATGTAAAGATATAAGATTTTGGTTTTCTTGGAATTAATATTTTATCGGTAGGTTCTGTTTCAACAGGCAGCATTGTGAAATTGTCCGAATCAATTGGCCAAGTCATGCGAGTTTGTGTATTCTCGTGACTGAATGAGCGGACAACTTTGCTGGCGTACGATGATTTGTTTGAAACAAGGAGA
Protein-coding sequences here:
- the LOC143051106 gene encoding uncharacterized protein LOC143051106, encoding MKTNIMKSKTKEGTDYKLQCTDDIAKILLSKDTDPAVKEIIVNGLMPLAQVDMHSNTSPDDMASASSYHADTPSTSSCNPETPSTSSCNADTPSTSSFNADTPSTCTSSTSNIHLWTDKQEDMLVHLRHERHDAFGKTRNHNTLWKDIANEINSTFKCNIIATQVMNKYFNLKKRWKEVLDSAGARGSGSEAKYYRLKEYFDHQYGTKASSRPAYLLDTIADKDKK